The DNA sequence GCGCGCAACCTCAACGGCGGCCAGTCCTGCATCGCCGCGAAGCGCTTCGTCGTCCACGCGGACGTCTACGACGAGTTCGTCGAGCGGTTCGTCGACGAGGTGGATTCGCTGACCGTCGGCGACCCCACCGACGAGGAGACCGAGGTCGGCCCGCAGGCGAGCGCGGACCTGCTGGCGGACCTCCACGAGCAAGTGCGGGCGTCCGTCGAGGCGGGCGCGACCGTCCTCACCGGCGGCGAGCCGATGGACCGCGAGGGCGCGTTCTACCCGCCGACGGTGCTCGCGGACGTCCCCGAGGGGTGTCCCGCCGACAGCGAGGAGCTGTTCGGCCCCGTCGCCGCCGTCTTCGAGGTCGACGACGAGGCCGAGGCAGTCGAGAAGGCCAACGACACCGCGTTCGGGCTGGGGGCGAGCGTCTGGACCGCGGACCGCGAGCGCGGCCGCCGCGTCGCCCGCGACATCGACGCCGGCTGCACGTACGTCAACCAACTGGTGAAGTCCGACCCGCGCGTGCCGTTCGGCGGCGTCGGCGTCTCCGGGTACGGCCGCGAACTCTCCGAGCCCGGCATCAAGGAGTTCGTCAACCGCAAGACCCTCTGGGTCGAATAATAGGGCGTCTGTCGGTTCGACCGCTGTCGATAGCGAAGGCGGTCGTTCCGAACACGTTTCGGCCGACCGCGCTTCGAGAACGCTCTCAGAGACTGAGAGCGTGTCACCCGCATTTTACAGGCGGTCTAGGAGAATGCCCCGAGGCTTGACCCCGAGGCTATTCACGTCTGGAACTGTTGGTGTGGCGTATGGTGAACCGCCCTGCCCGAGCGTACGGCGCCCTCCTCGTCGTCGTCGCGGCCGTGGTCAGCGGAGCCATCATCGTCTCCGGGTTCGTCGCAATCGAACTCGTCCTCGACACCGTCACCGTCTGGGGATACATGGCGGCGGTCGCCGTAATGGTCGTCTGCGCGGTCGTCAGTTGGCTGACTGACCTCCCCGGCATCCTCACGGCCGAGTTCGGCGGGTGACCGGAGAAAGCGCGGTGGCTCCCGCCAATGTGTAGCTTCCTGCTGTTCCCACCGCAAACCACCGGCGTCAGTCATCTGCATCTCCGGGTACGACTGCGAAGTCTCCCGGCATCGACGAGTTCGTCAACCGCAAGACCCTCTGGGTGGAGGAGTCCGCGAGCGGGCGCGGTTTCGACGGACGGACCAGAAACCGTTTCTCCCGGCCCCGTCTAGGTCATCGTATCCTGACGGTTCGCGTCCGACCGCGTGGTTCGGGCGGCGGCGCGGCCGGCGACCACTCACTCCACTATGCCACCCACTCGCGCCACAATCACGGAGTCCATCGAGGCCCACCCCGGCCTCCACTTCAACGAACTCGTTCGGCGACTCGAACTCGCGCCGGGCCAACTCCAGTACCACATCCGGGAACTCCAATCGACGGAGGACGTGATTGCGGAGTCCGTCTACGGGAAAACACACTACTTCCCCCCGGAGTACGACGACTGGGAGCGGACCGCGCTGGCGCTGCTCCGCCGGGAGACCGCCGGGGAGATTGTCGCGTTGCTCCTGACAGAGGGGGAGGCGCCGCCAGCGGCCGTGGCGGACGACCTCGGCATCGCTCGCAGTACCCTGGAGTGGCACTTGGACCGCCTCGTCGACTGCGGACTGGTCGAGAAACAGCGCGACGTCTCGAACCGCGTGACCCTGACCGTTCGGAACGCCGACCGGACGGTCGAGTTACTGCGCGAAGCGGACCCGACGCTCGGCGAACGGATGGTCGACAGGTTCACGCGGCTGGTCGACAACCTCCTCGACGGGTGAGCTTCGATGACGCAGTGGATTCCGAGTCGGTACTGGCCGGTGCTCGTGGTGGTGTTGTCGCTGGCGACGGTGGGGACCGTCGTCTTGTTCGGCGTCGGCTTGAGTGCGTACGTGCAGCGGCGCTCTCGCCGGTATCTACTCGTTGCGGGCGTGTTGGCGTTGCTCGTCGGGCGGACGTTCGTCGGGATGGGGACGCTGTTCGGCGTGGTGCCGATGGGGTTGCACCACTTAATCGCGCACTCGATTGATTTCCTGACCGCGGCGACGCTGCTGTACCTGGTGTACCAGTCGCCGGAGGACGCCTCGTAGCTGTTCTGGTTCGTTCCTCGAACCGATTCGAGTATTGTACCAGTGCCACTATACTATCTGCGGAGCCACGAGCAAACGACGCCGAGTCCCCCACGACGCCTCTCACTCATGGCTCCACACTCATCTGACGAACGCCCCTCGACCCACGAATCCCACGCACAGACACCAACTCCAGCGGGCGGGCTGCCGGTCACGCGACGGCAGTTCGTCGGCGGCGCTACCACCGCCGTCGCGGCCGGCCTCGCGGGCTGTCTCGGTGGCGGCGGCACGGACGACGCGCCGGCCCCGGTCACGATTCCCGACGGCGCCACCTGCGACGTCTGCGGCATGGCAATTACACAGCAACCCGGCCCGACGGCCGAGATTTTCTACGCGAACGCACGCCCTAGCGACCACGAAAATCCCGCTCGCTTCGACAGCGTGTGGGAGGCGTTCCAGTTCGACTTCCGCCACGACTGGACGCGGACGGCGTTCTACGTCACCGACTACTCGGCCGTCGACTACGACGTCCGGACCGACGGCGACCAGCAGCTGCTCTCGACACACTACGAGCGGGCAGCGTTCGTCGACGCGACCGCCGCCACCTACGTCGTCGGCTCGGCGGTCGTCGGCGCGATGGGCAAAGACCTCGTCGGGTTCGCCGAGCGCGCGGACGCCGAACGGTTCCGGGACGAGTACGGCGGCGACCTCGCCACGTTCGACGACGTGACCCCGGACCTCGTCTCGTCGCTCGGCGCGTAGCATGCTCGGGCGAAGCCTCCCGCTGGCGCTGGTGGTCGCGCTCGTCCTACTGAGCTACTCCCTCGTCGTACCGGTCGGCGACGACGCCGTCGAGCCCGCCCGGTTCGAGAACACGTTCGACCTCGGACTGACCGACGAGACCGTCCGCGAGGTCGAGCGACGCGGCCTGTCGATTCCCCGCGTGCAGGTCTACTACTCGAGCTACGAGTACGTCGTCGGCTTCGACACCATCGAGTCGTTCCGCCTCGAACAGCAACGAGCGGGCCACCAGCGGCAGTTCGGGCAGCCGGTCGCCATCTTCGTCTCCGACTACGCCGGCACGAACGCCTCTCTCACCGAGAACGGCTCCCTGACGGCGGCCAACCATGTCGGCCTCGTCGACGCCGAGGACGCGTTCGTCGTCGTCGGCAGCGACGCCCGCCTCCCGAGCGGCCCGGTCGCGGTCCCGTTCGGCGAGCGGAGCGCCGCAGCGGCGTTCGCCGACGACTACGGCGGCGACGTCGTCCCGTGGTCGGGAGTCGAGGACGCCGTCACGCCCGCGCAACCGCTCACCCGTCAGAACTTCCGGGCGGCCGCGGACAACCGGTCCGCGTGGGCGGACGCGGCGGTCGCTACCGCCCGGACGCTCCGCGACCGACCGACGTCGGTCACCGTCGGCGAAGACGCCCCGTCGCTCGCCGCCGCTGTCGACGCCGCGCCGCCGAACACGACCGTTCGCGTCCCGCCCGGAACGTATCGGACTGACGGCCTCACCGTGAACAAGTCGCTGACCATCTCCGGCGCCGGCGAAGCCACCCGGCTCCGGGGCGACGGAAACGGAACCGTCGTGCACGTCACCGCGCCGCGAGTCGCGCTCGCGGACCTCCGCATCGACGGCGTCGGCGACGTCGGGAGTCGGCGCAGCATGTTGAACGCCTCCCGGCTCGAAACCGCCGGCTGGTCGGAGAACATCGAACTCGCGTACGGCCGCGGCGACGCCGCCGTGCGCCTCGTCGATGCCACCGAATCACTGCTCACCGGCCTCCACGTCGACACGCCATCCTCGGGCATCGTCTCGCTGAACAGCACCCGCTCGGTCGTTCGCGACACGGAAGTGAACGTGACGAACGACGCCGACGACGGCTTCATGGGGCTGGTCGCGATGCACGGCCCGCTGGTCGTCGAAGACAGCCAGTTCGCGGGCGGCCGCGACGGCGTCTACACGCATCGCGCCGACGGCGTCGTCGTCCGCGGCAACACGTTCCGGGACAGCCGATTCGGCGTCCACGAGATGTACACCTCCCGTTCGCTCGTCAGCAACAACACCGTCCGCGACACGAAGACCGGCGTCATCATCATGACGCGACCCACCGGAACCATCGTCGTCGACAACGACGTACGCGCGTCGCAGGTCGGGCTCTCAACCGCCGGTTCGTACGCCTACTACGCCGGCAACGTCGTGACCGACAACGCCCGCGGCATCGACGTCCTCGGCTCCCAGTCCCTCGTTGAGCGCAACACGATTACTGGCAACACCGTCGGGATTCGTAGCGGCCCCGCGCTGCCGACGAATCTCGTCACCGCGAACGACATTGTCGGCAACGACCGCGCTGTCACCGCCGACCTCGGCCCGCTCCGCGTGTGGACCGTCAACGGTAGCGGGAACTACTGGGGGCCGATGCCCGGAAGTGACGCCGACGCAGACGGCTACTACGAGCGGTCGTTCCGCCCGAGCGGCGCCGTCGACGGGCACCTCCACGACGCGCCCGGCGCGTGGACGCTCGCCCGCTCACCGGCGGTTGCACTGACTCGGAACGTCCAGGACACCGTGCCGGGGTTGCGTCCCGCGGGCGTCGTCGACACCGCGCCGCGAGTCACCCCGGTGCGGCCCGAGACGCTGGCCGCTACCCGTGGAGCGACCAACGCGACGGAGGTGACGTCGTGACCGACAATGCCAACGACGGACGGTCACTAGCGCTCAGGGACGCATCGCTGGCGTTCGGCGACGTGACTGTCCTCGACGGCGCGTCCGTCGACCTCCGGACGGGTGCGTTCACGGCGGTAGTCGGCCCGAACGGGTCGGGGAAGACGACGCTGCTCGAACTGCTGGCGGGACTGCGACCGCTCGACGCGGGGACGGTCACC is a window from the Halobacterium hubeiense genome containing:
- a CDS encoding winged helix-turn-helix transcriptional regulator: MPPTRATITESIEAHPGLHFNELVRRLELAPGQLQYHIRELQSTEDVIAESVYGKTHYFPPEYDDWERTALALLRRETAGEIVALLLTEGEAPPAAVADDLGIARSTLEWHLDRLVDCGLVEKQRDVSNRVTLTVRNADRTVELLREADPTLGERMVDRFTRLVDNLLDG
- a CDS encoding DUF7471 family protein — its product is MTQWIPSRYWPVLVVVLSLATVGTVVLFGVGLSAYVQRRSRRYLLVAGVLALLVGRTFVGMGTLFGVVPMGLHHLIAHSIDFLTAATLLYLVYQSPEDAS
- a CDS encoding nitrous oxide reductase accessory protein NosL, which codes for MAPHSSDERPSTHESHAQTPTPAGGLPVTRRQFVGGATTAVAAGLAGCLGGGGTDDAPAPVTIPDGATCDVCGMAITQQPGPTAEIFYANARPSDHENPARFDSVWEAFQFDFRHDWTRTAFYVTDYSAVDYDVRTDGDQQLLSTHYERAAFVDATAATYVVGSAVVGAMGKDLVGFAERADAERFRDEYGGDLATFDDVTPDLVSSLGA
- a CDS encoding NosD domain-containing protein, with amino-acid sequence MLGRSLPLALVVALVLLSYSLVVPVGDDAVEPARFENTFDLGLTDETVREVERRGLSIPRVQVYYSSYEYVVGFDTIESFRLEQQRAGHQRQFGQPVAIFVSDYAGTNASLTENGSLTAANHVGLVDAEDAFVVVGSDARLPSGPVAVPFGERSAAAAFADDYGGDVVPWSGVEDAVTPAQPLTRQNFRAAADNRSAWADAAVATARTLRDRPTSVTVGEDAPSLAAAVDAAPPNTTVRVPPGTYRTDGLTVNKSLTISGAGEATRLRGDGNGTVVHVTAPRVALADLRIDGVGDVGSRRSMLNASRLETAGWSENIELAYGRGDAAVRLVDATESLLTGLHVDTPSSGIVSLNSTRSVVRDTEVNVTNDADDGFMGLVAMHGPLVVEDSQFAGGRDGVYTHRADGVVVRGNTFRDSRFGVHEMYTSRSLVSNNTVRDTKTGVIIMTRPTGTIVVDNDVRASQVGLSTAGSYAYYAGNVVTDNARGIDVLGSQSLVERNTITGNTVGIRSGPALPTNLVTANDIVGNDRAVTADLGPLRVWTVNGSGNYWGPMPGSDADADGYYERSFRPSGAVDGHLHDAPGAWTLARSPAVALTRNVQDTVPGLRPAGVVDTAPRVTPVRPETLAATRGATNATEVTS